One part of the Thermococcus litoralis DSM 5473 genome encodes these proteins:
- a CDS encoding ABC transporter permease, which produces MKVSKWSERLFGTPLFEPLVAFSYIFPLLYLIVFLIVPVLSMLLIAFTYDGNISLHWFKSILMDSYYIQLPPQGEFAQKLTTSTGESLYLIRGLDFGVVLNSLVVAALVTLFTAILGTVFAFVMARYNFKGKNFFRIALFIPLLVTPFVNAYVIKQMFSEFGLINYIFHEVLHILPFRIKIDGLAGVVLAQSMAYYPIVYLNAYASFINIDPTLEEQAENLGSRGFHLFRTVTFPLALPGIAAGATLVFIFSLEDLAAPIVFHGDPLAKKLMSYQIFSKFIYGLGERSPEIAALSIIMLTLAIIAFLGIRKYVSLRQYAMLSKGGRWKPRISDPKPWQALLIYLVLLPALLITIFPQLGVIMLAFSERWTTTVLPQGFTIDYIKEMILNPDVRRFIVNSLTYSGAAVILIVLLSITSSYATSRFKGVLSPILESIVILPIAVPGIVVAMGYFYFFSAVTPENSPLNPTSLYGFNPALVLILAYSIRRLPFAARSVYAGLQQVHVSLEESSINLGASRWKTITGILMPLISLNVFGGAMLSFVYSMSETSVGITLGSINMAQAPITAFMKEVLMSAAGSINIAAALGVLLIVVQITAIVVVNVITKQRYSFIGLT; this is translated from the coding sequence ATGAAGGTTAGCAAATGGAGTGAAAGACTGTTTGGGACTCCGTTGTTTGAGCCCCTTGTCGCTTTCTCTTACATTTTTCCCCTCTTGTATCTGATAGTGTTCTTGATAGTTCCCGTTTTGTCTATGCTGCTCATTGCCTTTACATATGATGGAAATATCTCCCTCCACTGGTTTAAGAGCATATTGATGGATTCTTACTATATCCAACTCCCTCCACAAGGAGAGTTCGCTCAAAAGTTAACAACCTCAACTGGTGAGAGCTTATATTTAATCAGGGGTTTGGATTTTGGAGTTGTGCTAAACTCTCTTGTTGTTGCCGCATTAGTAACGCTCTTTACGGCAATTTTGGGAACCGTCTTTGCCTTTGTAATGGCGAGATACAACTTCAAAGGGAAGAACTTCTTTAGGATTGCCCTCTTTATCCCATTGTTGGTAACTCCTTTTGTGAATGCTTATGTCATAAAGCAGATGTTTAGCGAATTTGGGCTCATAAACTACATCTTCCACGAAGTCCTCCACATCCTTCCGTTTAGAATTAAAATAGATGGTTTAGCCGGTGTAGTTTTAGCCCAATCTATGGCTTATTACCCAATCGTTTACTTGAATGCCTATGCGAGCTTTATCAACATAGATCCAACCCTTGAGGAGCAGGCAGAAAACCTTGGAAGCAGGGGATTTCACCTCTTCAGAACGGTAACATTCCCCCTCGCTCTCCCTGGAATTGCTGCAGGGGCAACCCTAGTCTTTATATTCAGCCTTGAAGACTTAGCAGCACCAATCGTCTTCCACGGAGACCCATTGGCCAAGAAACTTATGTCATACCAGATATTCAGCAAGTTCATCTATGGCCTCGGAGAAAGAAGCCCCGAAATAGCGGCTCTTTCAATAATAATGCTTACCCTAGCAATAATTGCTTTCCTCGGCATAAGAAAGTACGTAAGCTTGAGACAATATGCGATGCTAAGTAAAGGTGGAAGGTGGAAGCCGAGAATAAGCGATCCAAAACCATGGCAAGCTCTCTTAATATACTTGGTCCTCCTCCCAGCATTGTTAATCACTATCTTTCCGCAATTGGGTGTGATAATGCTTGCCTTTTCTGAGAGATGGACTACAACAGTCCTTCCACAAGGCTTTACAATTGACTATATCAAGGAGATGATATTGAACCCTGACGTCAGAAGGTTCATCGTAAACAGCCTTACATATTCCGGAGCTGCTGTAATCCTCATAGTGCTCCTTTCAATAACCTCTTCCTATGCCACAAGCAGATTCAAAGGTGTTCTAAGTCCTATACTGGAGAGTATAGTGATACTCCCGATTGCAGTACCGGGAATTGTAGTTGCAATGGGATACTTCTATTTCTTCTCAGCGGTAACTCCAGAGAATTCACCGCTAAATCCAACATCACTTTATGGATTTAATCCGGCGTTGGTGCTGATACTTGCTTACTCCATAAGAAGGCTCCCATTTGCAGCAAGATCTGTTTATGCGGGCCTGCAGCAAGTTCATGTATCCCTAGAGGAATCATCCATAAACCTCGGCGCTTCAAGATGGAAAACGATAACAGGAATTTTAATGCCGCTAATATCTTTGAACGTCTTTGGTGGGGCAATGCTGAGCTTTGTCTATTCAATGAGCGAAACAAGCGTTGGAATAACCCTCGGTTCAATAAACATGGCACAAGCTCCGATAACAGCATTCATGAAAGAAGTCTTGATGTCTGCAGCGGGTAGCATAAACATAGCAGCAGCATTGGGAGTCTTGCTTATAGTGGTTCAGATAACCGCGATTGTGGTGGTTAATGTTATCACAAAGCAAAGGTACTCATTCATTGGATTAACATGA
- a CDS encoding ABC transporter ATP-binding protein, whose translation MVEVKLEGIVKTFGETVALKGIDLHIKHGELFTLLGPSGCGKSTTLRIIAGLDFPDEGHLYFDDEEVTYKSSSERGAVLVFQNYALWPHMTVYDNIAYGLKIRKLPKQEIEKRVKWALELVKLQGYEDRYPTQLSGGQQQRVAIARALVVEPKLLLLDEPLSNLDAKLRLEMRSEIRRIQRELGITVLYVTHDQEEAMAISDRIAVMNIGQIEQVGTPKEIYEEPKTEFVASFMGKTNVIPAEVVEREGDKVTVEFENFRLDGLTYKDKNDKVVIVIRPERISLHPIENAVAITGKVDLIEYYGFFIEVVGLFGEKRIIARTINDKDVAHLRPQGEVTFYIDRNDVLVLPKQNL comes from the coding sequence ATGGTTGAAGTCAAGCTTGAGGGCATAGTGAAAACTTTCGGTGAAACCGTTGCCCTGAAAGGTATCGATCTTCACATAAAACACGGAGAACTGTTCACATTACTCGGGCCTAGTGGGTGTGGAAAATCGACCACATTGAGGATAATCGCCGGCTTAGATTTCCCCGACGAAGGACATCTGTACTTCGACGATGAAGAGGTAACTTACAAAAGCTCAAGTGAAAGGGGAGCCGTCCTGGTTTTCCAAAACTACGCATTATGGCCCCACATGACAGTTTACGACAACATTGCTTACGGACTCAAAATAAGAAAGCTCCCCAAACAAGAAATCGAAAAAAGAGTAAAGTGGGCCCTTGAATTAGTTAAACTCCAAGGATATGAAGATAGATACCCCACACAGCTCAGTGGTGGTCAGCAGCAGAGAGTTGCGATAGCAAGAGCCCTAGTAGTAGAGCCAAAGCTACTTCTGCTTGACGAGCCCCTCTCAAACCTAGATGCAAAACTTAGGCTGGAAATGAGATCGGAAATAAGAAGAATACAAAGGGAGCTTGGAATCACAGTTCTCTATGTCACTCACGACCAGGAAGAGGCAATGGCGATAAGCGATAGGATAGCCGTGATGAACATAGGACAGATAGAACAAGTGGGCACACCAAAAGAAATCTACGAAGAGCCAAAAACTGAGTTTGTCGCATCGTTTATGGGGAAGACCAATGTAATTCCAGCTGAAGTTGTGGAAAGAGAGGGAGATAAAGTAACGGTTGAATTTGAAAACTTCAGACTTGATGGGCTTACATACAAAGACAAAAACGATAAAGTTGTCATAGTGATAAGACCAGAGCGCATCAGCCTACATCCTATTGAAAATGCCGTGGCAATAACGGGCAAAGTTGATCTTATAGAGTACTACGGATTTTTCATTGAAGTCGTTGGACTGTTTGGAGAAAAGAGGATAATCGCCAGAACAATAAACGATAAAGACGTTGCCCATCTAAGACCCCAAGGGGAAGTGACCTTCTACATAGACAGAAACGATGTCCTTGTGCTTCCCAAACAAAATCTCTAA
- a CDS encoding DUF447 domain-containing protein, giving the protein MEILKEGKVYEVLLTTKSNITPVGITRKGNRLNFRLFEGKSANDIKEHPYGVLHITWDVELLVKAALNLPVEVEFENAKSIPIKKIKGLPSIEGRIEFVEREIEDELGKARVLECSLVPTYEDIHPLFFPPLSRADFYLLEMGIHLTRLYVATRSLNVKEAQKLYSKIWEGYRLYKKLGGESELAEKIMGFAVAALRWNP; this is encoded by the coding sequence ATGGAAATTTTAAAAGAGGGAAAGGTCTATGAAGTCCTCCTTACAACAAAGTCAAATATAACCCCAGTAGGAATTACTAGAAAGGGCAACAGATTGAATTTCAGGCTTTTTGAGGGTAAGAGCGCCAATGATATAAAAGAGCATCCTTATGGAGTCCTCCACATAACGTGGGACGTCGAGCTATTGGTAAAAGCCGCTCTTAACCTACCAGTTGAAGTAGAATTTGAAAATGCGAAATCGATCCCTATCAAGAAGATAAAGGGCCTTCCCAGTATAGAAGGGAGAATAGAATTCGTTGAAAGGGAAATAGAGGACGAATTGGGAAAAGCACGTGTTTTAGAGTGTTCACTGGTTCCAACATATGAAGATATACACCCATTATTCTTCCCTCCTCTCAGCCGGGCTGACTTCTACTTGCTGGAGATGGGCATACACCTCACAAGATTGTATGTGGCAACTAGATCATTAAACGTAAAGGAAGCTCAAAAGCTCTATTCCAAGATTTGGGAAGGCTATAGGCTTTACAAAAAGCTTGGAGGAGAGAGTGAACTCGCAGAGAAGATTATGGGGTTTGCAGTTGCAGCGTTAAGATGGAACCCTTGA
- a CDS encoding metallophosphoesterase: MRRTLAFLLAFLTLSLINVNPASAEALPGDVLKMPMPGAPAIALPGETIEIQPQEGVDITELTIVSVMNGPYKVEILEKGNIIKAKIPENVVPDVYFLQVKSNKGEVVIPNGVWVLKEYPKVLRIAHISDTHVTSGTKFGYVCGEYFQRDIKKIQELCDGGLIVPLHSYVATDSVYTYWSMDNRVDVIINTGDVVDTAGDSKGYKMLFDIISRAAAAGRPTIIVKGNHDDPPNYYPKLIGPTDYYLTIGKFLIIALDSHGDEAHPYMNQLEWMEKVLEEHPDKIPIVIVHHPYWYSAPQGWIGGRIEGFTAFDDKDWANLTQYVSYYWIGGPEKTTEDIARRFLQDVEKYNIKLVMSGHIHHDKLHIYVDKNGNEHWFVTSTSTGAPDKETNPPRPDRSPTWYGSKIVEIDENGNVRLPEIEEMFGTLFNDFISLPVPQEFITFRWATDFGSAVKFINLLGEESGKFAIEVPEGAQVDASVTNVTYKLLGERKIGDKTYELFEIVVPEGVSQLVISKGKDTEKPEISIPYLTPSKPMKGKPFKVYISAKDNLGIRDIYVEIEANGKVTKYPAVQSSGGQADYFMAEIPGVDADEYTIRAVAVDFYGNRATFEKTIGGAQTTSKTTSPTESKSTCGPAALLAFSLIPLALLRRRK, translated from the coding sequence ATGAGGCGAACACTTGCATTTTTGCTGGCGTTTCTGACTTTGTCCTTGATTAATGTAAACCCAGCAAGTGCAGAAGCACTCCCGGGGGATGTCCTAAAGATGCCAATGCCTGGAGCTCCTGCTATAGCACTTCCGGGAGAGACAATAGAAATACAGCCTCAAGAAGGCGTTGATATTACAGAGCTTACAATTGTCTCAGTTATGAACGGCCCATATAAGGTTGAAATTTTAGAAAAAGGAAATATAATAAAAGCCAAAATACCCGAAAATGTCGTTCCAGATGTTTACTTCCTTCAAGTTAAGTCAAACAAAGGAGAAGTAGTTATACCCAATGGTGTATGGGTTCTCAAAGAATATCCGAAGGTGCTTAGAATAGCACACATAAGCGATACCCACGTTACCAGTGGGACTAAGTTCGGTTACGTATGCGGAGAATACTTCCAGAGGGATATCAAGAAAATACAAGAACTTTGTGATGGAGGTCTGATCGTTCCACTCCACAGCTACGTTGCCACAGACAGTGTTTATACATATTGGAGCATGGACAACAGAGTTGATGTTATAATAAACACGGGAGACGTTGTTGATACCGCGGGAGATAGCAAAGGATACAAAATGCTCTTTGACATAATTTCTAGGGCAGCCGCAGCTGGAAGGCCAACGATAATAGTCAAAGGAAACCACGATGATCCACCAAATTATTATCCCAAGCTAATAGGTCCAACAGACTATTACCTCACCATAGGAAAGTTCCTCATTATAGCCCTAGACTCCCACGGAGATGAAGCCCATCCTTACATGAACCAGCTCGAATGGATGGAGAAAGTCCTTGAGGAACACCCAGACAAGATCCCAATAGTGATTGTCCATCACCCATACTGGTACTCCGCTCCTCAGGGATGGATTGGAGGAAGAATTGAAGGGTTCACAGCATTTGACGACAAAGATTGGGCAAACCTAACTCAGTATGTGAGCTACTACTGGATCGGTGGGCCAGAAAAAACAACTGAAGACATAGCAAGGAGATTCCTCCAAGATGTCGAGAAGTACAACATAAAGCTTGTTATGAGCGGACACATTCACCACGACAAGCTCCACATCTATGTAGATAAGAATGGCAATGAGCACTGGTTTGTAACATCAACATCAACAGGAGCACCAGACAAAGAAACAAACCCCCCAAGACCCGACAGGAGCCCAACATGGTATGGCTCAAAAATAGTCGAAATAGATGAAAACGGCAACGTTAGACTACCAGAGATTGAAGAGATGTTCGGAACACTTTTCAATGACTTCATCTCACTGCCAGTCCCGCAGGAGTTCATAACATTTAGGTGGGCAACAGACTTTGGAAGTGCCGTCAAGTTCATAAACTTACTCGGAGAAGAGAGCGGAAAGTTTGCGATAGAAGTCCCAGAAGGAGCACAAGTTGATGCAAGTGTTACAAATGTCACTTACAAGCTTCTTGGAGAAAGAAAGATTGGAGATAAGACCTACGAACTGTTTGAAATAGTCGTTCCAGAAGGAGTATCCCAGCTCGTAATAAGCAAAGGCAAGGACACAGAAAAACCTGAAATAAGCATTCCATACTTAACTCCTTCAAAACCAATGAAAGGAAAGCCATTTAAGGTTTACATAAGTGCCAAAGACAACCTTGGAATTAGGGACATCTACGTGGAAATAGAAGCCAACGGAAAAGTCACAAAATATCCAGCAGTGCAGTCAAGCGGGGGACAAGCAGACTACTTTATGGCAGAAATTCCAGGAGTTGATGCAGATGAATACACCATAAGAGCAGTAGCTGTGGACTTCTATGGAAATAGAGCAACATTCGAAAAGACGATCGGAGGGGCACAAACTACAAGCAAAACAACATCTCCAACAGAGAGCAAATCAACGTGTGGGCCTGCAGCACTTTTAGCATTCTCTCTCATTCCGCTTGCCCTACTTAGAAGAAGGAAATGA
- a CDS encoding restriction endonuclease, producing the protein MEWTLEILNSASDEDIIRIVQRLIESLGFKEAERVRAEEWKIDFIALREDPISGLEKYAIKVKTKGLASSKEVEEFAEAIIKAKADRGIFLSVSGFTKDAKVLLGREYKGKIIPWDGERFVKELNDREIPVPHELVERLKRERMEKEEEAKRRGMLKVIRLDAPLLYSFSPNKILEMVVSLMESRYKTKREDIFLEELVVELSTGYIILWSAKKDTEEVKDKAVILSKEEVIPFVSRDVELERKVSRALLESESAIKASEVEITSPISQNEAVIALKLKLADELEIPQTNIYLSSRRKVYVPNRALLTLKVGINSAKAEVDLKTNDIKIDITPLPKEKLIEIAREECKKSLGENPEEISVEEKDSVAIISGQTKRFVFGIALHLYSGRIMKRKSKMKREAIFSEIAKLYPDGEVIFFDEKENRAIVDVMTPKEVVVLEFNLENGEHKVVANLLHPYQIANSAKNLIEKNFDIKGLELVDFKFYDATHLELLLESVDGKIKVNADGKTGDIIDYFVEISPQKAREIILQKYKGWEIKKLEKENEVYKAELENDKSILRISLSKDGKILNELDRQLKIEVVREIAEKFLEEKGIPATIKEIKLNENWKVKFVGEERVGELLIGRSSGEILKSDVFLTEIVIEESYKRYILEKFNEKNLNTERIVVYKEKGYAVIKLVGDKSIYYAKIDLRSGKILEEDTLPKKGLMAKIKKIQLEAKYK; encoded by the coding sequence ATGGAATGGACGTTGGAAATATTGAACTCTGCCTCTGATGAGGATATAATTCGTATCGTTCAACGACTCATTGAATCCTTGGGGTTTAAAGAAGCCGAGAGAGTAAGAGCTGAAGAGTGGAAAATCGACTTCATAGCCCTCCGTGAGGATCCAATATCTGGACTTGAGAAGTATGCAATAAAGGTAAAAACAAAAGGGTTAGCATCTTCTAAGGAAGTTGAAGAATTTGCAGAGGCCATCATAAAAGCTAAAGCAGATAGAGGGATTTTTCTTTCTGTTAGTGGATTCACAAAGGATGCAAAAGTGCTCTTGGGGAGAGAATACAAGGGGAAAATAATTCCCTGGGATGGAGAGAGGTTTGTTAAGGAATTAAATGACAGGGAAATTCCAGTACCCCATGAGTTAGTTGAAAGGCTCAAAAGGGAAAGGATGGAGAAAGAAGAAGAGGCCAAAAGAAGGGGCATGTTGAAGGTTATACGTTTGGATGCACCATTGTTATACTCGTTTTCACCCAATAAAATTCTTGAAATGGTCGTATCGCTCATGGAATCTCGGTATAAAACAAAACGAGAGGACATTTTCCTAGAAGAGCTGGTAGTTGAGCTTTCTACCGGCTATATAATCCTGTGGTCTGCTAAAAAAGACACAGAGGAGGTAAAAGACAAAGCAGTAATTTTGTCAAAGGAAGAAGTAATCCCTTTTGTAAGCAGAGACGTTGAATTGGAAAGAAAAGTATCAAGAGCCCTCTTGGAAAGCGAGTCTGCAATAAAAGCTAGTGAAGTTGAAATAACATCCCCCATTTCTCAAAATGAGGCGGTGATAGCTCTCAAATTAAAACTTGCAGATGAACTTGAGATTCCCCAAACGAATATCTATCTAAGTTCTAGAAGGAAGGTTTATGTCCCGAATAGAGCTCTATTGACACTCAAAGTGGGCATAAATTCTGCCAAGGCTGAAGTCGATCTTAAAACGAATGACATTAAAATAGACATAACCCCTCTTCCAAAGGAAAAGCTCATCGAAATAGCCAGAGAAGAGTGCAAAAAATCTCTCGGAGAGAACCCAGAAGAAATTTCTGTAGAGGAAAAAGATTCCGTAGCTATTATAAGTGGACAAACTAAACGGTTTGTTTTTGGGATTGCTCTGCATCTTTACAGTGGTAGGATCATGAAAAGAAAGTCAAAAATGAAACGTGAGGCAATATTCTCTGAAATCGCCAAACTGTATCCTGACGGAGAAGTGATATTCTTTGATGAAAAAGAAAATAGGGCAATAGTAGACGTGATGACTCCAAAGGAAGTCGTGGTTCTTGAATTCAACTTAGAGAACGGTGAACATAAAGTAGTTGCAAACCTCCTTCATCCTTATCAGATTGCAAATTCTGCTAAGAACCTTATTGAAAAGAATTTTGACATAAAGGGGCTTGAGCTTGTTGACTTCAAATTCTACGATGCAACCCATTTAGAGCTACTCCTTGAGAGTGTTGACGGGAAGATTAAGGTAAATGCCGATGGAAAAACGGGAGACATAATAGATTATTTCGTTGAGATAAGTCCTCAGAAAGCCAGAGAGATAATCCTCCAAAAATATAAGGGATGGGAAATAAAGAAGCTGGAGAAGGAGAATGAAGTTTACAAGGCTGAGCTTGAGAATGACAAATCTATTCTAAGAATATCCCTTAGCAAAGATGGAAAAATTTTGAACGAATTAGATAGACAGCTGAAAATTGAGGTGGTAAGGGAGATAGCGGAGAAATTCTTGGAAGAGAAAGGAATACCTGCAACCATAAAGGAGATAAAACTTAATGAGAACTGGAAAGTTAAATTTGTCGGAGAAGAAAGAGTGGGAGAGCTTCTGATAGGTAGAAGTTCTGGGGAAATACTAAAGAGCGACGTTTTCCTGACTGAGATAGTGATTGAGGAGAGCTACAAGAGGTATATACTGGAAAAGTTCAATGAAAAGAACCTCAATACGGAAAGGATAGTCGTTTACAAGGAAAAAGGATATGCAGTGATAAAACTAGTAGGCGATAAGTCGATTTACTATGCAAAAATAGATCTGAGAAGTGGCAAGATTTTGGAGGAAGACACGTTGCCCAAGAAAGGTTTGATGGCAAAGATAAAGAAAATCCAATTAGAGGCAAAATATAAGTAA
- a CDS encoding phosphoglycerate kinase, which translates to MFKLIEFNYHGKTVFFRADLNSPVKNGKIISDARFRAVLPTVRYLLEHNAKVVVGTHQSKPYEEDYLTTEQHAEILSSLLGIEVKYVEDVFGKCAREAIASLKPGEILMLENLRFAAEETKQAPLEKCENTYFVRKLNPLIDYVVTDAFAAAHRSQPSLVGFARLKPMIPGFLMERELKALNKAYESEEKPKIYVLGGAKVEDSLRVAENVLRNGKADLILTGGLVSQIFTLAKGFDLGDANISFLEKRGLIKLIDWAEKILNEFYPYVRTPVDFAVEYKGERVEVDLLSDKKWIFDERPIMDIGSRTIEKYREILQEAAIIVANGPMGVFEIEEFAKGTVEVFKAIGESEAFSVVGGGHSIASIYKYNIKGISHISTGGGAMLAFFAGEKLPLVEALKISYEKFKDIGKS; encoded by the coding sequence ATGTTTAAGCTGATAGAGTTTAACTATCACGGGAAAACAGTCTTTTTTAGGGCGGATTTAAATTCACCCGTCAAAAATGGAAAGATAATCAGCGATGCCCGATTTAGGGCTGTTTTACCCACCGTAAGGTACCTACTCGAACACAATGCAAAGGTTGTTGTTGGAACTCATCAGAGCAAGCCCTATGAAGAAGACTACCTAACCACAGAACAGCATGCCGAAATACTAAGCTCCCTACTCGGTATCGAAGTAAAATATGTGGAAGATGTCTTTGGAAAATGTGCAAGGGAAGCGATAGCCTCTTTAAAACCCGGTGAAATACTTATGTTGGAGAACCTCAGATTTGCGGCAGAGGAAACCAAACAAGCTCCCTTAGAAAAGTGTGAGAATACGTATTTCGTTAGGAAGCTTAACCCCCTGATAGATTACGTAGTTACAGACGCATTCGCCGCAGCTCATCGATCACAGCCCTCTTTAGTTGGTTTTGCAAGGTTAAAACCAATGATACCCGGATTTTTAATGGAGAGAGAACTAAAAGCATTGAATAAGGCATATGAAAGCGAGGAAAAACCCAAAATCTATGTATTAGGTGGGGCAAAAGTTGAGGACTCACTTAGAGTTGCAGAGAATGTTTTGAGGAACGGAAAAGCCGACTTGATTTTAACAGGCGGTTTGGTCAGCCAAATCTTCACTCTGGCAAAGGGGTTTGATCTTGGGGATGCGAACATAAGCTTTCTTGAGAAAAGAGGATTAATAAAACTCATAGATTGGGCGGAAAAGATATTGAATGAGTTTTATCCTTACGTAAGAACTCCAGTAGACTTTGCAGTTGAATACAAAGGTGAGAGAGTCGAAGTAGATCTGTTGAGCGATAAAAAATGGATTTTTGACGAGAGACCGATTATGGACATAGGAAGTAGGACAATAGAAAAGTATCGAGAAATACTTCAGGAGGCTGCTATAATAGTTGCAAACGGTCCTATGGGGGTCTTTGAGATAGAAGAGTTTGCAAAGGGCACTGTGGAGGTCTTTAAGGCTATAGGAGAGAGTGAGGCATTCTCAGTTGTTGGTGGGGGACATTCAATAGCAAGCATATACAAGTACAACATAAAGGGAATCTCCCATATAAGCACGGGCGGTGGAGCAATGTTAGCCTTTTTTGCTGGAGAAAAACTTCCTCTTGTTGAGGCACTTAAAATAAGCTATGAAAAATTTAAAGATATAGGAAAAAGCTAA
- a CDS encoding ABC transporter permease, translating to MEALTTMAYRQLKRFTRARSRVFGMVINPLIWLVFFGLGWSKVFDNPMAKMIFGGVDYLTFLAPGIFAMTVFNMSFMGGMSVIWDKQFGFLKEVLVAPASRRGSILGRIIGDSLVTLAQGAIILVLTYPLAESLKLSGFLPVLGIGFLLSIAFQGFGVSLALKMESMEGFQMVLGIIMLPLTFLSGAMYPIDAMPSWMRALAYINPLTYAVDGARHFLVGENVTKFALTTDVGVLALLALFLVGVAMIEFEKATIG from the coding sequence ATGGAGGCGCTAACCACGATGGCCTACAGGCAGCTCAAGAGGTTCACCAGGGCGAGGTCGAGGGTATTCGGGATGGTAATCAACCCACTAATCTGGCTCGTCTTTTTCGGCCTCGGGTGGAGCAAGGTCTTCGACAACCCCATGGCGAAGATGATCTTCGGGGGAGTTGACTACCTCACATTCCTCGCGCCGGGTATCTTCGCCATGACGGTCTTCAACATGAGCTTCATGGGTGGAATGAGCGTCATCTGGGACAAGCAGTTCGGCTTTCTCAAGGAGGTCCTTGTTGCCCCCGCATCGAGGAGGGGGAGCATCCTGGGGCGGATAATCGGCGACTCGCTCGTGACGCTGGCTCAGGGAGCGATAATACTCGTCCTCACCTACCCGCTCGCGGAGAGCCTCAAGCTGAGCGGCTTCCTTCCTGTCCTTGGAATCGGCTTCCTGCTCTCGATAGCTTTCCAGGGCTTTGGCGTCAGCCTGGCTTTGAAGATGGAGAGCATGGAGGGCTTCCAGATGGTATTGGGCATCATCATGCTCCCGCTGACCTTCCTGAGCGGCGCGATGTACCCAATAGACGCAATGCCCTCATGGATGAGAGCCTTAGCTTACATCAACCCCTTAACCTACGCAGTTGATGGAGCAAGACATTTCCTTGTTGGAGAAAACGTAACAAAATTTGCCCTAACAACTGACGTTGGAGTACTAGCGTTGCTGGCTCTTTTCCTTGTGGGAGTAGCCATGATTGAATTTGAAAAAGCTACAATAGGTTGA
- a CDS encoding ATP-binding cassette domain-containing protein, whose product MSEAIVVENLVKKYGDFEAVKGVSFKVKRGEIFAFLGPNGAGKTTTVHVLTTLLKLTSGKAIVAGHDVVEEPMEVRKRIGIVFQDSSLDRDLTAWENMYIHGRIYGLKGNELREKIERLLKFVELWEFKDKPVKTFSGGMQRRLEIARSLLHEPEVLFLDEPTIGLDPQTRAHIWDYIRAMKEEHNMTIFLTTHYMDEAEMLADRIAIIDHGKIIAEGTAEELKKLVGNDVIYLKLEAPEELKCLEGGFIRGCKVLPDGRVALEVENAAEALPGLFELANERGIRILEVTYHRPTLNDVFLHLTGREIRDESPENPMAAFVRMRMRR is encoded by the coding sequence ATGAGTGAAGCAATAGTTGTTGAAAACCTCGTCAAGAAGTACGGGGACTTTGAGGCCGTTAAAGGGGTCTCCTTTAAGGTTAAGCGGGGAGAGATATTCGCCTTCCTCGGGCCGAACGGGGCAGGGAAAACAACTACGGTTCATGTTTTAACTACTCTCCTAAAATTGACCTCGGGAAAGGCCATTGTAGCTGGACACGACGTTGTTGAAGAGCCTATGGAGGTCAGGAAAAGGATAGGCATAGTCTTCCAGGATTCAAGCCTCGACAGGGATCTCACCGCCTGGGAGAACATGTACATCCACGGGAGGATTTACGGGCTGAAGGGGAACGAGTTGAGGGAGAAGATAGAGCGCCTCCTCAAGTTCGTCGAGCTCTGGGAGTTCAAGGACAAACCAGTCAAGACCTTCAGCGGAGGGATGCAGCGGAGGCTTGAGATAGCGCGCTCCCTCCTCCACGAGCCGGAGGTTCTCTTCCTCGATGAGCCGACGATAGGCCTCGACCCGCAGACGAGGGCTCACATCTGGGACTACATTCGTGCCATGAAGGAGGAGCACAACATGACGATTTTCCTCACAACGCACTACATGGACGAGGCGGAGATGTTAGCGGACAGGATAGCCATCATAGATCACGGTAAGATAATCGCCGAAGGAACTGCCGAGGAGCTCAAAAAGCTCGTCGGAAACGACGTGATCTATCTTAAACTCGAAGCTCCCGAGGAGCTCAAGTGCCTCGAAGGTGGCTTCATCAGGGGATGCAAGGTTCTTCCCGACGGCAGGGTGGCGCTTGAGGTGGAAAACGCTGCCGAAGCGCTCCCGGGGCTCTTCGAGCTCGCAAATGAGAGAGGAATAAGAATCCTCGAGGTTACCTACCACAGGCCCACGCTCAACGACGTCTTCCTCCACCTGACGGGCAGGGAGATAAGGGATGAAAGCCCTGAAAACCCGATGGCGGCCTTCGTGAGAATGAGGATGAGGAGGTGA